From Campylobacter upsaliensis, the proteins below share one genomic window:
- the gap gene encoding type I glyceraldehyde-3-phosphate dehydrogenase, with protein sequence MAIKVAINGFGRIGRCVARIITKRDDLELVAINDTTELELTKYLLKYDSVHGEFDASVELENGDLLINSKKVKMFHTRDINELDFAKYGAELVFECTGAHLTQEKCQAFLNKGIKKVLMSAPAKDNTPTFVMGVNSHLYKGEAIISNASCTTNCLGPVCRVLQDNFGIEKGLMTTIHAYTNGQSIIDAKAKDKRRSRAAAQNIIPTSTGAAKAMKLVMPELDGKLHGQSMRVPVIDVSSVDLTALLSKKVSKEELNEAFRKASKTNLKGILAVDDEERVSSDFITSPFGAVVASDLTQVISEDFVKIVAWYDNEWGYSSRLVDMAVYVMGA encoded by the coding sequence ATGGCTATAAAAGTTGCGATTAATGGTTTTGGGCGTATAGGGCGATGTGTAGCGAGAATCATCACAAAGCGTGATGATTTAGAGCTTGTAGCTATCAATGATACGACAGAGCTTGAACTGACAAAATACCTCTTAAAATATGACTCTGTTCACGGCGAATTTGATGCGAGCGTGGAGCTTGAAAATGGCGATTTACTCATTAATAGCAAAAAAGTTAAAATGTTTCATACGCGTGATATTAATGAGCTTGACTTTGCAAAATATGGCGCAGAGCTCGTTTTTGAATGCACAGGTGCGCATTTAACGCAAGAAAAATGTCAAGCCTTTTTAAATAAGGGCATTAAAAAGGTGCTAATGTCCGCTCCCGCAAAGGATAATACCCCAACCTTTGTAATGGGTGTGAATTCTCATCTTTACAAAGGCGAGGCTATTATTTCTAACGCTTCTTGCACGACTAATTGCTTAGGTCCTGTTTGTAGAGTTTTACAAGATAATTTTGGCATAGAAAAAGGCTTAATGACGACTATACACGCTTATACAAATGGGCAAAGCATTATCGATGCTAAGGCTAAGGATAAACGCCGTAGCCGAGCTGCTGCACAAAATATTATCCCAACTTCAACAGGAGCGGCAAAAGCTATGAAGCTTGTAATGCCAGAGCTTGATGGCAAACTTCACGGACAAAGTATGCGTGTGCCTGTGATTGATGTTTCAAGCGTGGATTTAACCGCACTTTTAAGCAAAAAAGTAAGTAAAGAAGAGCTCAATGAAGCCTTTAGAAAGGCAAGCAAGACAAATTTAAAAGGAATTTTAGCCGTTGATGATGAAGAAAGAGTTTCGAGCGATTTCATCACATCGCCTTTTGGTGCTGTGGTGGCAAGTGATTTAACTCAAGTGATTAGCGAGGATTTTGTTAAAATTGTCGCTTGGTATGACAATGAATGGGGCTATTCTAGTCGCCTTGTCGATATGGCTGTTTATGTAATGGGAGCTTAA
- the nadD gene encoding nicotinate (nicotinamide) nucleotide adenylyltransferase translates to MKIALFGGSFDPPHQGHESVIKEALNTLEIDKLIIMPAFISPFKESVSVPAQKRLEWVKKLWGKLEKVEICDFEIKQNRPVPSIESVNFLYQIYKPSKFYLLVGADHLQTLSSWHSFEELKKKVEFVIAKRDKIVIPKNFKDLNTHINISSSFIRKHLNLDKVSDEIQEEVKKYYQKQL, encoded by the coding sequence ATGAAAATCGCACTTTTTGGAGGGAGTTTCGACCCACCACATCAAGGACACGAAAGCGTTATAAAAGAGGCTTTAAATACACTAGAAATCGACAAACTCATCATTATGCCAGCTTTCATTAGCCCCTTTAAAGAAAGTGTGAGTGTTCCTGCACAAAAAAGGTTAGAGTGGGTTAAAAAACTTTGGGGGAAATTAGAAAAAGTCGAAATTTGTGATTTTGAAATCAAGCAAAATCGTCCCGTGCCGAGTATAGAGAGTGTTAATTTTCTTTATCAAATTTATAAGCCTAGCAAATTTTATCTTTTAGTGGGAGCTGATCATCTTCAAACTTTATCTTCTTGGCACTCTTTTGAAGAGCTTAAAAAAAAGGTAGAATTTGTTATAGCAAAGCGTGATAAAATAGTAATTCCAAAGAATTTTAAAGATTTAAATACGCACATTAATATCTCCTCATCTTTTATAAGAAAGCATTTAAATTTAGATAAAGTAAGTGATGAAATTCAAGAAGAGGTGAAAAAATACTACCAAAAACAGCTATAA
- a CDS encoding tetratricopeptide repeat protein produces the protein MTQKDLFYISRKNYKEIYALSCDDYAGALLACEEGNYEKAQVILEDMKEQSSYVLLLLLRVYGNLQDATPPPEKIQNIVDKLLTREHDYTFTFELTLILVSYSFYDEAEILFEKLLKQEPYSKELWLNYALAHKYTNDEKSLAIVEKAYHHFLEYKQELEKEKNPSKEKEELLNALDDFLYMRLVVELAYLNFRLYRYDNALNVFKKVENYNAKNPQFFLFYALTLEYTGYYDKAYKCYKRAISLNADIYTSFEFSKFCLRLGRFEEGFLYYETRLHAASKFTFSQRHYDAAYAAFYENKNFLHGKKVLVYCEQGYGDTIMFSRILRSLSKVAKEVIFCPQSALFSLFNTHIQTLQKQNKIQSNLKVFAQIPQDFDYAVPICSLYFFLGVYNAKTIAKLPSPLISVEKKTRMQRAKVGICFRTSTIPHTQSLFYRNIDLEFLLEAFDGLDVELVNFTLYQKGELELPANIKDVSFELNDWLATSEALREVDLLVSIDSAIAHLSLALGIPTLVLLGDRFDWRWGKIESPKSIFWQKAHFCRVNQEGPSGIKKQICKILNYKVP, from the coding sequence ATGACACAAAAAGATTTATTTTACATTTCCCGCAAGAATTACAAGGAAATTTATGCTTTATCTTGCGATGATTATGCTGGAGCTTTGTTAGCTTGTGAGGAGGGCAATTATGAAAAAGCACAAGTAATTTTAGAAGATATGAAAGAGCAAAGTTCTTATGTTTTACTTCTATTATTACGCGTATATGGCAATCTTCAAGATGCTACCCCCCCCCCAGAAAAAATACAAAATATTGTTGATAAACTTTTAACAAGAGAGCACGATTATACTTTTACTTTCGAGCTAACTCTTATTCTTGTGTCTTATAGTTTTTATGATGAAGCTGAAATTTTATTTGAAAAACTTTTAAAACAAGAGCCTTATTCTAAAGAACTTTGGCTTAATTACGCTCTTGCGCACAAATATACCAATGATGAAAAATCCCTTGCCATAGTGGAGAAAGCTTATCATCATTTTTTAGAATATAAACAAGAATTAGAGAAGGAAAAAAATCCAAGCAAGGAAAAAGAAGAATTGCTTAATGCACTTGATGATTTTCTTTATATGCGTTTGGTTGTTGAATTGGCATATTTAAATTTTAGACTTTATCGCTATGATAATGCTCTTAATGTATTTAAAAAAGTAGAAAATTATAATGCTAAAAATCCTCAATTTTTCCTCTTTTATGCTTTAACTTTAGAATATACAGGCTATTATGATAAGGCTTATAAATGCTATAAAAGAGCTATTTCTTTGAATGCTGATATATATACTAGTTTTGAATTTTCTAAATTTTGTTTGCGTTTGGGACGCTTTGAAGAGGGCTTTTTATATTATGAAACACGCTTACACGCAGCTTCTAAATTCACTTTTTCTCAAAGGCATTATGATGCTGCTTATGCGGCTTTTTATGAAAATAAAAATTTTTTACACGGCAAAAAAGTGCTTGTGTATTGCGAGCAAGGTTATGGAGATACAATAATGTTTTCTCGCATTTTACGCAGTCTTTCTAAGGTGGCAAAGGAAGTGATTTTTTGCCCTCAAAGTGCGTTATTTAGTCTTTTTAATACACATATTCAAACGCTTCAAAAACAAAATAAAATTCAAAGTAATCTTAAAGTATTCGCACAAATTCCGCAAGATTTTGATTATGCGGTGCCGATTTGCTCCCTTTATTTTTTCTTAGGTGTTTATAATGCGAAAACCATAGCAAAATTACCCTCGCCTCTCATTAGCGTGGAGAAAAAGACACGGATGCAAAGAGCGAAGGTAGGAATTTGCTTTCGCACAAGCACTATTCCCCATACACAAAGTTTATTTTATCGCAATATTGATTTGGAATTTTTACTTGAGGCTTTTGATGGACTTGATGTGGAGCTTGTGAATTTCACTCTTTATCAAAAAGGCGAATTAGAACTTCCTGCTAATATTAAAGATGTATCTTTTGAGCTTAATGATTGGTTAGCTACAAGCGAGGCTTTGCGTGAGGTGGATTTGCTTGTAAGCATTGATAGTGCGATAGCACATTTGAGTTTAGCTTTAGGAATTCCCACTTTAGTGCTTTTGGGAGACCGCTTTGATTGGCGTTGGGGGAAAATTGAAAGCCCTAAAAGCATTTTTTGGCAGAAAGCGCATTTTTGTAGGGTTAATCAAGAAGGACCTAGCGGCATTAAAAAGCAAATTTGTAAGATTTTAAATTACAAAGTCCCTTAA
- a CDS encoding phosphoglycerate kinase: MKSEIISIKDIDLAKKKVFIRCDFNVPQDDFLNITDDRRIRSAIPTIRYCLDNGCSVILASHLGRPKEISSKYSLEPVAKRLSRLMSKEVLLAKDVIGEDAKKKAENLEAGEILMLENLRFEKGETKNDENLAKELASMAEIYINDAFGVCHRAHASVEAITRFFDVKAAGFLLQKEIKFADNLLRHPARPFVAVVGGSKVSGKLQALINLLPKVDKLIIGGGMAFTFLKALGYDIGNSLLEEELLEDARAIMKKGKELGVKIYLPVDVAVARTCSSEAFMSYVPTQEIPSGFMGLDIGPASGKLFREALADAQTIWWNGPMGVFEIEKFAKGSLKMAHFIGDSHATTIIGGGDTADVVARSGEADEMTFISTGGGASLELIEGKELPGVKPLRGE, encoded by the coding sequence ATGAAGAGCGAAATTATCTCCATTAAAGATATAGACTTAGCTAAAAAAAAGGTTTTTATAAGATGTGATTTTAATGTCCCTCAAGATGATTTTTTAAATATCACAGATGATAGACGCATAAGATCGGCTATCCCTACGATAAGATATTGTTTAGATAATGGTTGTAGCGTGATTTTAGCCTCTCATCTTGGACGCCCAAAAGAAATTAGTTCAAAATACTCCCTAGAACCTGTAGCAAAGAGACTTTCAAGACTTATGAGTAAAGAAGTGCTTTTAGCTAAAGATGTCATTGGTGAAGACGCAAAGAAAAAGGCGGAAAATTTAGAGGCAGGTGAAATTTTAATGCTTGAGAATTTGCGTTTTGAAAAGGGCGAAACGAAAAACGATGAAAATTTAGCTAAAGAACTTGCCTCTATGGCGGAAATTTATATTAACGACGCCTTTGGCGTGTGTCATAGAGCGCATGCGAGTGTGGAGGCGATTACAAGATTTTTTGATGTGAAAGCAGCAGGCTTTTTGTTACAAAAAGAGATTAAATTCGCTGATAATCTTTTACGCCACCCCGCTCGTCCTTTTGTCGCAGTAGTAGGCGGCTCAAAAGTAAGCGGAAAGCTACAAGCCCTTATCAATCTCCTGCCAAAAGTCGATAAACTCATCATAGGCGGAGGTATGGCTTTCACCTTTTTAAAAGCTTTAGGCTATGATATAGGAAATTCACTTTTAGAAGAAGAATTACTCGAAGATGCAAGGGCGATTATGAAAAAGGGTAAAGAACTTGGTGTGAAAATTTACCTACCAGTTGATGTGGCTGTGGCAAGGACTTGTTCGAGCGAAGCTTTTATGTCTTATGTGCCAACGCAAGAAATTCCAAGTGGCTTTATGGGACTTGACATAGGACCTGCTAGTGGGAAACTTTTTAGAGAAGCTTTAGCCGATGCACAAACGATCTGGTGGAATGGACCTATGGGCGTTTTTGAGATAGAAAAATTTGCTAAAGGTTCTTTAAAAATGGCACATTTCATAGGCGATAGCCACGCTACGACCATCATAGGAGGAGGTGATACGGCTGATGTAGTCGCAAGAAGTGGCGAGGCTGATGA
- the rsfS gene encoding ribosome silencing factor: MQERITAITQILDEKKAEDIEIFDMRGGEYFVSFVIIATTLGERHALSLIDELKTKLKAKGEEFLNIESSEQWSVIDLGDILIHLLSQEHRGIYKLEELLRDFVI; the protein is encoded by the coding sequence ATGCAAGAAAGAATCACCGCAATCACACAAATTTTAGATGAAAAAAAGGCTGAAGATATTGAAATTTTTGATATGAGAGGGGGAGAGTATTTTGTAAGCTTTGTCATCATCGCTACGACTTTGGGCGAAAGACACGCCCTTTCTTTAATCGATGAACTTAAAACTAAACTGAAAGCCAAAGGGGAGGAATTTTTAAACATAGAAAGCAGTGAGCAATGGAGCGTGATTGATTTGGGTGATATTTTAATCCACCTCCTAAGCCAAGAACATCGCGGAATTTATAAGCTAGAAGAGCTTTTAAGGGACTTTGTAATTTAA